One genomic region from Equus asinus isolate D_3611 breed Donkey chromosome 8, EquAss-T2T_v2, whole genome shotgun sequence encodes:
- the ARVCF gene encoding splicing regulator ARVCF isoform X6: protein MEDCNMHSAASILASVKEQEARFERLTRALEQERRHVALQLERAQQPGVGSGGVGSGQPLSMAWQQLVLQEQSPGSQASLVAMPEAPEVLEETVTVEEDPGTPTSHVSIVTSEDGTTRRTETKVTKTVKTVTTRTVRQVPVGPDGLPLLDGGPLLGPFADGPLDRHFLLRGGGPAATLSRAYLSSGGTFSDSPEPREVPNYGSLSRGLGVRPPRGGPLGPGPGDGCFTLPGHRETFPVGPEPVLPAGRSQPERFQAEPYGLEDDTRSLAADDEGGADLQPDCGTTARRRPDCGRGLRTRAYEDGADDGGELMEERPLFPAATAPLAQPERGSLGSLDRAVRRSPSVDSARKEPRWRDPELPEVLAMLRHPVDPVKANAAAYLQHLCFENEGIKRRVRQLRGLPLLVALLDHPRAEVRRRACGALRNLSYGRDTDNKAAIRDCGGVPALVRLLRAARDNEVRELVTGTLWNLSSYEPLKMVIIDHGLQTLTHEVIVPHSGWEREPNEDSKPRDAEWTTVFKNTSGCLRNVSSDGAEARRRLRECEGLVDALLHALQSAVGRKDTDNKSVENCVCIMRNLSYHVHKEVPGAERYQEADPGPPGSAAGPQRRRRDDASCFGGKKAKGKKDGEMDRNFDTLDLPKRTEAAKGFELLYQPEVVRLYLSLLTESRNFNTLEAAAGALQNLSAGSWMWATYIRATVRKERGLPVLVELLQSETDKVVRAVAIALRNLSLDRRNKDLIGSYAMAELVRNVRSAQAQLRPGARLEEDTVVAVLNTIHEIVSDSLDNARSLLQAHGVPALVALGAASQSVREAKAASHVLQTLWSYKDLRGALQKEGWTKARFQSAAANAKGAKGTPSPGGFDDSTLPLGDKSLEGEKPGSRDVLPMEALGPDGYSTVDRRERRARGSDPAGDSSEKEPLKGPAGLLFLGLITKEGNSGWPAQTLPGAGSRLVATGDKASGSRARANTLDTPACAPSLPCSEPLGWLALYRLGAVRETEGVGQREGQEVAAEGAWLGFGPVGLESVPPHGRGSQGAGCALGSQCHPASATLHSRPPGGVAWPGGWLSRTSGGHEMGGRLAAPCPPTRDAWTPVPGRPCRAAHRREPRVAPPGPAFRAVGAAV from the exons GAGCAGAGCCCGGGCAGCCAGGCCTCACTGGTTGCCATGCCAGAGGCGCCCGAGGTTCTGGAGGAAACAGTGACAGTGGAGGAGGACCCTGGCACGCCCACCTCCCATGTGTCCATTGTCACGTCAGAAGATGGCACTACCCGACGCACTGAGACCAAG GTGACCAAGACCGTCAAGACGGTGACAACACGAACAGTGCGCCAGGTGCCCGTGGGCCCAGACGGCCTCCCCCTGTTGGATGGCGGCCCCCTGCTAGGCCCCTTTGCTGATGGACCCCTGGACAGGCACTTCTTGCTGCGTGGGGGCGGCCCAGCGGCCACGCTTTCCCGCGCCTACCTCAGCAGCGGGGGCACCTTTTCTGATAGCCCTGAGCCCCGTGAGGTCCCCAACTACGGCAGCCTGTCCCGTGGGCTGGGTGTGCGACCCCCGCGAGGTGGCCCCCTTGGCCCAGGCCCTGGCGATGGCTGCTTCACACTGCCTGGCCACCGTGAGACCTTCCCCGTGGGCCCTGAGCCTGTGCTGCCAGCTGGCCGCTCCCAGCCTGAGCGCTTCCAGGCTGAGCCCTATGGCTTGGAGGACGACACGCGCAGCCTGGCTGCTGATGACGAGGGAGGCGCGGACCTGCAGCCCGACTGTGGCACCACCGCACGGAGGAGGCCCGACTGTGGGCGGGGCCTCCGCACCAG GGCCTATGAGGACGGGGCAGATGATGGTGGTGAGCTGATGGAGGAGCGGCCCCTGTTCCCGGCCGCGACGGCACCCCTAGCCCAGCCAGAACGGGGCAGCCTGGGCAGCCTGGACCGGGCAGTGCGGCGCTCGCCCTCAGTTGACAGTGCCCGCAAGGAGCCGCGCTGGCGGGACCCCGAGCTGCCTGAGGTCCTGGCCATGCTGCGGCACCCTGTGGACCCCGTGAAGGCCAACGCGGCCGCCTACCTGCAGCACCTGTGCTTCGAGAACGAGGGCATCAAGCGTCGTGTGCGGCAGCTGCGGGGGCTGCCGCTGCTTGTGGCTCTGCTGGACCACCCAAGGGCAGAGGTGCGGCGTCGGGCCTGCGGGGCTCTGCGAAACCTCTCCTATGGCCGAGACACTGACAACAAGGCTGCCATCCGGGACTGCGGCGGCGTGCCTGCCCTGGTGCGCCTGCTGCGGGCCGCTCGGGACAATGAGGTCCGTGAGCTTGTCACAG GCACGCTCTGGAACCTGTCATCCTACGAGCCCCTGAAGATGGTCATCATTGATCACGGCCTGCAGACGCTGACCCATGAGGTCATTGTGCCCCACTCGGGTTGGGAGCGTGAGCCCAATGAGGACTCTAAGCCACGGGATGCCGAGTGGACAACTGTCTTCAAGAACACTTCAGGCTGCTTGAG GAACGTGAGCTCGGATGGTGCAGAAGCCCGGCGGCGGCTCCGGGAGTGTGAAGGGCTGGTGGACGCACTCTTGCACGCCCTGCAGTCGGCTGTGGGCAGGAAGGACACGGACAACAag TCTGTGGAGAACTGCGTCTGCATCATGCGGAACCTATCCTACCACGTGCACAAGGAGGTGCCTGGGGCTGAGAGGTACCAGGAGGCTGATCCTGGGCCCCCGGGCAGTGCTGCGGGCCCCCAGCGCCGGAGGCGGGACGACGCCAGCTGCTTTGGTGGCAAGAAGGCCAAAG GGAAGAAGGACGGTGAGATGGACCGGAACTTTGACACGCTGGACCTTCCCAAGCGGACCGAGGCCGCCAAAG GCTTTGAGCTGCTGTACCAGCCCGAGGTGGTCCGTCTCTACCTCTCCCTCCTCACTGAGAGCCGGAACTTCAACACCCTGGAGGCTGCCGCAGGTGCCCTGCAGAACCTCAGTGCTGGCAGCTGGATG TGGGCCACGTACATCCGTGCCACGGTGCGCAAGGAGCGCGGGCTGCCGGTGCTCGTGGAGCTGCTGCAGTCTGAGACTGACAAGGTGGTGCGTGCTGTCGCCATCGCCCTGCGCAACCTCTCGCTGGACCGGCGCAACAAGGACCTCATTG ggagctacGCCATGGCCGAGCTAGTGCGGAATGTGCGCAGTGCGCAGGCCCAGCTGCGTCCCGGGGCCCGCCTGGAGGAGGACACAGTGGTGGCAGTGCTCAACACTATCCATGAGATCGTGTCTGACAGCCTGGACAACGCGCGCTCACTACTGCAGGCCCACGGCGTGCCGGCGTTGGTGGCACTTGGCGCCGCCAG CCAATCGGTGCGCGAGGCGAAGGCCGCGTCCCACGTGCTGCAGACCCTGTGGAGCTACAAGGACCTGCGCGGTGCCCTGCAGAAGGAAGGCTGGACCAAGGCACGTTTCCAG TCAGCTGCTGCTAATGCCAAGGGAGCTAAGGGCACCCCGAGTCCCGGAGGCTTCGACGACAGCACACTGCCGCTGGGGGACAAGAGCCTTG AGGGCGAGAAGCCAGGCAGCCGTGACGTGCTCCCCATGGAGGCACTTGGCCCGG ATGGATACTCCACTGTGGACCGGAGGGAGCGGAGGGCTCGAGGCAGTGACCCTGCAGGGGACAGCTCTGAGAAGGAACCATTGAAA GGCCCGGCCGGCCTTCTGTTCTTAGGCCTGATCACGAAAGAAGGGAACTCCGGCTGGCCTGCGCAGACCCTGCCTGGAGCTGGGAGCCGCCTGGTGGCCACAGGTGACAAGgcctctggctccagagccagggCCAACACTCTGGACACACCCGCTtgcgccccctccctcccttgctccGAGCCCCTAGGCTGGTTAGCGCTTTATAGACTCGGTGCTGTGCGTGAGACGGAGGGAGTGGGGCAGAGAGAAGGCCAGGAGGTGGCAGCAGAGGGCGCCTGGCTTGGCTTCGGGCCAGTGGGATTGGAGAGTGTGCCCCCGCATGGACGGGGCAGCCAAGGGGCAGGGTGTGCCCTGGGCTCCCAGTGCCACCCTGCGAGTGCCACCCTGCATAGCAGGCCGCCTGGGGGTGTGGCGTGGCCTGGGGGCTGGCTGAGCAGGACCTCTGGAGGCCATGAGATGGGCGGCAGGCTTGCTGCCCCCTGCCCACCAACCCGTGATGCCTGGACCCCAGTGCCAGGGAGGCCCTGCCGAGCTGCGCATAGGCGGGAGCCCCGGGTGGCGCCTCCAGGACCTGCCTTCCGAGCAGTGGGGGCTGCTGTTTAG
- the ARVCF gene encoding splicing regulator ARVCF isoform X7, which produces MPEAPEVLEETVTVEEDPGTPTSHVSIVTSEDGTTRRTETKVTKTVKTVTTRTVRQVPVGPDGLPLLDGGPLLGPFADGPLDRHFLLRGGGPAATLSRAYLSSGGTFSDSPEPREVPNYGSLSRGLGVRPPRGGPLGPGPGDGCFTLPGHRETFPVGPEPVLPAGRSQPERFQAEPYGLEDDTRSLAADDEGGADLQPDCGTTARRRPDCGRGLRTRAYEDGADDGGELMEERPLFPAATAPLAQPERGSLGSLDRAVRRSPSVDSARKEPRWRDPELPEVLAMLRHPVDPVKANAAAYLQHLCFENEGIKRRVRQLRGLPLLVALLDHPRAEVRRRACGALRNLSYGRDTDNKAAIRDCGGVPALVRLLRAARDNEVRELVTGTLWNLSSYEPLKMVIIDHGLQTLTHEVIVPHSGWEREPNEDSKPRDAEWTTVFKNTSGCLRNVSSDGAEARRRLRECEGLVDALLHALQSAVGRKDTDNKSVENCVCIMRNLSYHVHKEVPGAERYQEADPGPPGSAAGPQRRRRDDASCFGGKKAKEEWFHPGKKDGEMDRNFDTLDLPKRTEAAKGFELLYQPEVVRLYLSLLTESRNFNTLEAAAGALQNLSAGSWMWATYIRATVRKERGLPVLVELLQSETDKVVRAVAIALRNLSLDRRNKDLIGSYAMAELVRNVRSAQAQLRPGARLEEDTVVAVLNTIHEIVSDSLDNARSLLQAHGVPALVALGAASQSVREAKAASHVLQTLWSYKDLRGALQKEGWTKARFQSAAANAKGAKGTPSPGGFDDSTLPLGDKSLEGEKPGSRDVLPMEALGPEFSACPHPADGYSTVDRRERRARGSDPAGDSSEKEPLKGPAGLLFLGLITKEGNSGWPAQTLPGAGSRLVATGDKASGSRARANTLDTPACAPSLPCSEPLGWLALYRLGAVRETEGVGQREGQEVAAEGAWLGFGPVGLESVPPHGRGSQGAGCALGSQCHPASATLHSRPPGGVAWPGGWLSRTSGGHEMGGRLAAPCPPTRDAWTPVPGRPCRAAHRREPRVAPPGPAFRAVGAAV; this is translated from the exons ATGCCAGAGGCGCCCGAGGTTCTGGAGGAAACAGTGACAGTGGAGGAGGACCCTGGCACGCCCACCTCCCATGTGTCCATTGTCACGTCAGAAGATGGCACTACCCGACGCACTGAGACCAAG GTGACCAAGACCGTCAAGACGGTGACAACACGAACAGTGCGCCAGGTGCCCGTGGGCCCAGACGGCCTCCCCCTGTTGGATGGCGGCCCCCTGCTAGGCCCCTTTGCTGATGGACCCCTGGACAGGCACTTCTTGCTGCGTGGGGGCGGCCCAGCGGCCACGCTTTCCCGCGCCTACCTCAGCAGCGGGGGCACCTTTTCTGATAGCCCTGAGCCCCGTGAGGTCCCCAACTACGGCAGCCTGTCCCGTGGGCTGGGTGTGCGACCCCCGCGAGGTGGCCCCCTTGGCCCAGGCCCTGGCGATGGCTGCTTCACACTGCCTGGCCACCGTGAGACCTTCCCCGTGGGCCCTGAGCCTGTGCTGCCAGCTGGCCGCTCCCAGCCTGAGCGCTTCCAGGCTGAGCCCTATGGCTTGGAGGACGACACGCGCAGCCTGGCTGCTGATGACGAGGGAGGCGCGGACCTGCAGCCCGACTGTGGCACCACCGCACGGAGGAGGCCCGACTGTGGGCGGGGCCTCCGCACCAG GGCCTATGAGGACGGGGCAGATGATGGTGGTGAGCTGATGGAGGAGCGGCCCCTGTTCCCGGCCGCGACGGCACCCCTAGCCCAGCCAGAACGGGGCAGCCTGGGCAGCCTGGACCGGGCAGTGCGGCGCTCGCCCTCAGTTGACAGTGCCCGCAAGGAGCCGCGCTGGCGGGACCCCGAGCTGCCTGAGGTCCTGGCCATGCTGCGGCACCCTGTGGACCCCGTGAAGGCCAACGCGGCCGCCTACCTGCAGCACCTGTGCTTCGAGAACGAGGGCATCAAGCGTCGTGTGCGGCAGCTGCGGGGGCTGCCGCTGCTTGTGGCTCTGCTGGACCACCCAAGGGCAGAGGTGCGGCGTCGGGCCTGCGGGGCTCTGCGAAACCTCTCCTATGGCCGAGACACTGACAACAAGGCTGCCATCCGGGACTGCGGCGGCGTGCCTGCCCTGGTGCGCCTGCTGCGGGCCGCTCGGGACAATGAGGTCCGTGAGCTTGTCACAG GCACGCTCTGGAACCTGTCATCCTACGAGCCCCTGAAGATGGTCATCATTGATCACGGCCTGCAGACGCTGACCCATGAGGTCATTGTGCCCCACTCGGGTTGGGAGCGTGAGCCCAATGAGGACTCTAAGCCACGGGATGCCGAGTGGACAACTGTCTTCAAGAACACTTCAGGCTGCTTGAG GAACGTGAGCTCGGATGGTGCAGAAGCCCGGCGGCGGCTCCGGGAGTGTGAAGGGCTGGTGGACGCACTCTTGCACGCCCTGCAGTCGGCTGTGGGCAGGAAGGACACGGACAACAag TCTGTGGAGAACTGCGTCTGCATCATGCGGAACCTATCCTACCACGTGCACAAGGAGGTGCCTGGGGCTGAGAGGTACCAGGAGGCTGATCCTGGGCCCCCGGGCAGTGCTGCGGGCCCCCAGCGCCGGAGGCGGGACGACGCCAGCTGCTTTGGTGGCAAGAAGGCCAAAG AGGAGTGGTTCCATCCAG GGAAGAAGGACGGTGAGATGGACCGGAACTTTGACACGCTGGACCTTCCCAAGCGGACCGAGGCCGCCAAAG GCTTTGAGCTGCTGTACCAGCCCGAGGTGGTCCGTCTCTACCTCTCCCTCCTCACTGAGAGCCGGAACTTCAACACCCTGGAGGCTGCCGCAGGTGCCCTGCAGAACCTCAGTGCTGGCAGCTGGATG TGGGCCACGTACATCCGTGCCACGGTGCGCAAGGAGCGCGGGCTGCCGGTGCTCGTGGAGCTGCTGCAGTCTGAGACTGACAAGGTGGTGCGTGCTGTCGCCATCGCCCTGCGCAACCTCTCGCTGGACCGGCGCAACAAGGACCTCATTG ggagctacGCCATGGCCGAGCTAGTGCGGAATGTGCGCAGTGCGCAGGCCCAGCTGCGTCCCGGGGCCCGCCTGGAGGAGGACACAGTGGTGGCAGTGCTCAACACTATCCATGAGATCGTGTCTGACAGCCTGGACAACGCGCGCTCACTACTGCAGGCCCACGGCGTGCCGGCGTTGGTGGCACTTGGCGCCGCCAG CCAATCGGTGCGCGAGGCGAAGGCCGCGTCCCACGTGCTGCAGACCCTGTGGAGCTACAAGGACCTGCGCGGTGCCCTGCAGAAGGAAGGCTGGACCAAGGCACGTTTCCAG TCAGCTGCTGCTAATGCCAAGGGAGCTAAGGGCACCCCGAGTCCCGGAGGCTTCGACGACAGCACACTGCCGCTGGGGGACAAGAGCCTTG AGGGCGAGAAGCCAGGCAGCCGTGACGTGCTCCCCATGGAGGCACTTGGCCCGG AGTTCTCTGCGTGCCCGCACCCCGCAGATGGATACTCCACTGTGGACCGGAGGGAGCGGAGGGCTCGAGGCAGTGACCCTGCAGGGGACAGCTCTGAGAAGGAACCATTGAAA GGCCCGGCCGGCCTTCTGTTCTTAGGCCTGATCACGAAAGAAGGGAACTCCGGCTGGCCTGCGCAGACCCTGCCTGGAGCTGGGAGCCGCCTGGTGGCCACAGGTGACAAGgcctctggctccagagccagggCCAACACTCTGGACACACCCGCTtgcgccccctccctcccttgctccGAGCCCCTAGGCTGGTTAGCGCTTTATAGACTCGGTGCTGTGCGTGAGACGGAGGGAGTGGGGCAGAGAGAAGGCCAGGAGGTGGCAGCAGAGGGCGCCTGGCTTGGCTTCGGGCCAGTGGGATTGGAGAGTGTGCCCCCGCATGGACGGGGCAGCCAAGGGGCAGGGTGTGCCCTGGGCTCCCAGTGCCACCCTGCGAGTGCCACCCTGCATAGCAGGCCGCCTGGGGGTGTGGCGTGGCCTGGGGGCTGGCTGAGCAGGACCTCTGGAGGCCATGAGATGGGCGGCAGGCTTGCTGCCCCCTGCCCACCAACCCGTGATGCCTGGACCCCAGTGCCAGGGAGGCCCTGCCGAGCTGCGCATAGGCGGGAGCCCCGGGTGGCGCCTCCAGGACCTGCCTTCCGAGCAGTGGGGGCTGCTGTTTAG
- the ARVCF gene encoding splicing regulator ARVCF isoform X3 — MPAELRQEQSPGSQASLVAMPEAPEVLEETVTVEEDPGTPTSHVSIVTSEDGTTRRTETKVTKTVKTVTTRTVRQVPVGPDGLPLLDGGPLLGPFADGPLDRHFLLRGGGPAATLSRAYLSSGGTFSDSPEPREVPNYGSLSRGLGVRPPRGGPLGPGPGDGCFTLPGHRETFPVGPEPVLPAGRSQPERFQAEPYGLEDDTRSLAADDEGGADLQPDCGTTARRRPDCGRGLRTRAYEDGADDGGELMEERPLFPAATAPLAQPERGSLGSLDRAVRRSPSVDSARKEPRWRDPELPEVLAMLRHPVDPVKANAAAYLQHLCFENEGIKRRVRQLRGLPLLVALLDHPRAEVRRRACGALRNLSYGRDTDNKAAIRDCGGVPALVRLLRAARDNEVRELVTGTLWNLSSYEPLKMVIIDHGLQTLTHEVIVPHSGWEREPNEDSKPRDAEWTTVFKNTSGCLRNVSSDGAEARRRLRECEGLVDALLHALQSAVGRKDTDNKSVENCVCIMRNLSYHVHKEVPGAERYQEADPGPPGSAAGPQRRRRDDASCFGGKKAKEEWFHPGKKDGEMDRNFDTLDLPKRTEAAKGFELLYQPEVVRLYLSLLTESRNFNTLEAAAGALQNLSAGSWMWATYIRATVRKERGLPVLVELLQSETDKVVRAVAIALRNLSLDRRNKDLIGSYAMAELVRNVRSAQAQLRPGARLEEDTVVAVLNTIHEIVSDSLDNARSLLQAHGVPALVALGAASQSVREAKAASHVLQTLWSYKDLRGALQKEGWTKARFQSAAANAKGAKGTPSPGGFDDSTLPLGDKSLEGEKPGSRDVLPMEALGPDGYSTVDRRERRARGSDPAGDSSEKEPLKGPAGLLFLGLITKEGNSGWPAQTLPGAGSRLVATGDKASGSRARANTLDTPACAPSLPCSEPLGWLALYRLGAVRETEGVGQREGQEVAAEGAWLGFGPVGLESVPPHGRGSQGAGCALGSQCHPASATLHSRPPGGVAWPGGWLSRTSGGHEMGGRLAAPCPPTRDAWTPVPGRPCRAAHRREPRVAPPGPAFRAVGAAV; from the exons GAGCAGAGCCCGGGCAGCCAGGCCTCACTGGTTGCCATGCCAGAGGCGCCCGAGGTTCTGGAGGAAACAGTGACAGTGGAGGAGGACCCTGGCACGCCCACCTCCCATGTGTCCATTGTCACGTCAGAAGATGGCACTACCCGACGCACTGAGACCAAG GTGACCAAGACCGTCAAGACGGTGACAACACGAACAGTGCGCCAGGTGCCCGTGGGCCCAGACGGCCTCCCCCTGTTGGATGGCGGCCCCCTGCTAGGCCCCTTTGCTGATGGACCCCTGGACAGGCACTTCTTGCTGCGTGGGGGCGGCCCAGCGGCCACGCTTTCCCGCGCCTACCTCAGCAGCGGGGGCACCTTTTCTGATAGCCCTGAGCCCCGTGAGGTCCCCAACTACGGCAGCCTGTCCCGTGGGCTGGGTGTGCGACCCCCGCGAGGTGGCCCCCTTGGCCCAGGCCCTGGCGATGGCTGCTTCACACTGCCTGGCCACCGTGAGACCTTCCCCGTGGGCCCTGAGCCTGTGCTGCCAGCTGGCCGCTCCCAGCCTGAGCGCTTCCAGGCTGAGCCCTATGGCTTGGAGGACGACACGCGCAGCCTGGCTGCTGATGACGAGGGAGGCGCGGACCTGCAGCCCGACTGTGGCACCACCGCACGGAGGAGGCCCGACTGTGGGCGGGGCCTCCGCACCAG GGCCTATGAGGACGGGGCAGATGATGGTGGTGAGCTGATGGAGGAGCGGCCCCTGTTCCCGGCCGCGACGGCACCCCTAGCCCAGCCAGAACGGGGCAGCCTGGGCAGCCTGGACCGGGCAGTGCGGCGCTCGCCCTCAGTTGACAGTGCCCGCAAGGAGCCGCGCTGGCGGGACCCCGAGCTGCCTGAGGTCCTGGCCATGCTGCGGCACCCTGTGGACCCCGTGAAGGCCAACGCGGCCGCCTACCTGCAGCACCTGTGCTTCGAGAACGAGGGCATCAAGCGTCGTGTGCGGCAGCTGCGGGGGCTGCCGCTGCTTGTGGCTCTGCTGGACCACCCAAGGGCAGAGGTGCGGCGTCGGGCCTGCGGGGCTCTGCGAAACCTCTCCTATGGCCGAGACACTGACAACAAGGCTGCCATCCGGGACTGCGGCGGCGTGCCTGCCCTGGTGCGCCTGCTGCGGGCCGCTCGGGACAATGAGGTCCGTGAGCTTGTCACAG GCACGCTCTGGAACCTGTCATCCTACGAGCCCCTGAAGATGGTCATCATTGATCACGGCCTGCAGACGCTGACCCATGAGGTCATTGTGCCCCACTCGGGTTGGGAGCGTGAGCCCAATGAGGACTCTAAGCCACGGGATGCCGAGTGGACAACTGTCTTCAAGAACACTTCAGGCTGCTTGAG GAACGTGAGCTCGGATGGTGCAGAAGCCCGGCGGCGGCTCCGGGAGTGTGAAGGGCTGGTGGACGCACTCTTGCACGCCCTGCAGTCGGCTGTGGGCAGGAAGGACACGGACAACAag TCTGTGGAGAACTGCGTCTGCATCATGCGGAACCTATCCTACCACGTGCACAAGGAGGTGCCTGGGGCTGAGAGGTACCAGGAGGCTGATCCTGGGCCCCCGGGCAGTGCTGCGGGCCCCCAGCGCCGGAGGCGGGACGACGCCAGCTGCTTTGGTGGCAAGAAGGCCAAAG AGGAGTGGTTCCATCCAG GGAAGAAGGACGGTGAGATGGACCGGAACTTTGACACGCTGGACCTTCCCAAGCGGACCGAGGCCGCCAAAG GCTTTGAGCTGCTGTACCAGCCCGAGGTGGTCCGTCTCTACCTCTCCCTCCTCACTGAGAGCCGGAACTTCAACACCCTGGAGGCTGCCGCAGGTGCCCTGCAGAACCTCAGTGCTGGCAGCTGGATG TGGGCCACGTACATCCGTGCCACGGTGCGCAAGGAGCGCGGGCTGCCGGTGCTCGTGGAGCTGCTGCAGTCTGAGACTGACAAGGTGGTGCGTGCTGTCGCCATCGCCCTGCGCAACCTCTCGCTGGACCGGCGCAACAAGGACCTCATTG ggagctacGCCATGGCCGAGCTAGTGCGGAATGTGCGCAGTGCGCAGGCCCAGCTGCGTCCCGGGGCCCGCCTGGAGGAGGACACAGTGGTGGCAGTGCTCAACACTATCCATGAGATCGTGTCTGACAGCCTGGACAACGCGCGCTCACTACTGCAGGCCCACGGCGTGCCGGCGTTGGTGGCACTTGGCGCCGCCAG CCAATCGGTGCGCGAGGCGAAGGCCGCGTCCCACGTGCTGCAGACCCTGTGGAGCTACAAGGACCTGCGCGGTGCCCTGCAGAAGGAAGGCTGGACCAAGGCACGTTTCCAG TCAGCTGCTGCTAATGCCAAGGGAGCTAAGGGCACCCCGAGTCCCGGAGGCTTCGACGACAGCACACTGCCGCTGGGGGACAAGAGCCTTG AGGGCGAGAAGCCAGGCAGCCGTGACGTGCTCCCCATGGAGGCACTTGGCCCGG ATGGATACTCCACTGTGGACCGGAGGGAGCGGAGGGCTCGAGGCAGTGACCCTGCAGGGGACAGCTCTGAGAAGGAACCATTGAAA GGCCCGGCCGGCCTTCTGTTCTTAGGCCTGATCACGAAAGAAGGGAACTCCGGCTGGCCTGCGCAGACCCTGCCTGGAGCTGGGAGCCGCCTGGTGGCCACAGGTGACAAGgcctctggctccagagccagggCCAACACTCTGGACACACCCGCTtgcgccccctccctcccttgctccGAGCCCCTAGGCTGGTTAGCGCTTTATAGACTCGGTGCTGTGCGTGAGACGGAGGGAGTGGGGCAGAGAGAAGGCCAGGAGGTGGCAGCAGAGGGCGCCTGGCTTGGCTTCGGGCCAGTGGGATTGGAGAGTGTGCCCCCGCATGGACGGGGCAGCCAAGGGGCAGGGTGTGCCCTGGGCTCCCAGTGCCACCCTGCGAGTGCCACCCTGCATAGCAGGCCGCCTGGGGGTGTGGCGTGGCCTGGGGGCTGGCTGAGCAGGACCTCTGGAGGCCATGAGATGGGCGGCAGGCTTGCTGCCCCCTGCCCACCAACCCGTGATGCCTGGACCCCAGTGCCAGGGAGGCCCTGCCGAGCTGCGCATAGGCGGGAGCCCCGGGTGGCGCCTCCAGGACCTGCCTTCCGAGCAGTGGGGGCTGCTGTTTAG